The Pyrenophora tritici-repentis strain M4 chromosome 8, whole genome shotgun sequence genome contains a region encoding:
- a CDS encoding DUF1708 multi-domain protein → MPFFKNVFTSKDKQKAAKAAPEPAAPPKPRWEESWTRKDVAPEEIQELIHVCTQEMKSRALDMPFLLLPFRPTSDTSASRNFVRNFFKAAYENTRQFSGEGLAQELRLTEPLTLCSIIKWCWSRLPGGVVTWDAYELFRIGESDSKFARHAFDTFIPISVESEARKRIIFDFFDLLSAVAARGKSNGMGGRKLSRLAGWWAFEFVEDGKGFDGGYKTWEKAADAASHLFFAYLRSLAPDVNTVGGISALPRSLQSLLSQTEYPPQTPTLMQTRTTKVVMIVDSVSPTPFALLRRAKHFEYRDDDKALQEFSSYEDTVKALTDECRRVLDCIATANQSIVAADPTTPDPSWSRFEDFGFSGILDTPSTPNGTSINGGTRNFGPSARSKNTDFGRPTTPSWADFLSSGFADENNQSPPTTLLMPTQKLPPLGENRVHSSQSHVRNGLNDDDLEPGELASITQFDLDETFWWVWMISLASEETTDRKAAFGRCTLIETRISGAKWLVMEEQVKGASPGPEEGAYIAEKKSKFSFTKRGRLGRRKSTGKKPPTKEPYSRSTTNTPMSKTSIGPDQHARIQAAAAKLAQSERDEKDAKDFAQRRGRSDDTTSIKTNSVLTLQPHLVNEAGPAMQWDKKYGEAALDRDALRAQYLGDVSAGRGSKNNLTTAANGRSSPLPPSVSNRDLPALPKSDSGSSRSPPHINTKTDTSVTPVPWPNDSPTEKSFPKSLAQEHAPTPDEPQSSIGPQHPALRSAVPERKPVAPEPKIRMSEDQGDGKRISPNKLKKKEGGFRKLFGRKKTDAATPAVEVPGADAQAAHSTQADEESYFQASDALRSTSRLDDHPREPSLAYEKSEALQAPTPKYEPSATSSSSITKSYRPGAPASPGAPATQEEVDQAFSRFDQGPMEDMPAFVPADDESDDDAAAAPSVPRRQVPAPRTPTERMPQHADDISEESVEFSKQTSPSQDRWAQIRKNAADRAARLSEEQTRRSRSQSQSQRTDEGETSGEETIESRVARIKARVAELTGNVDGQPTPTGPSGRQW, encoded by the exons ATGCCCTTCTTCAAGAACGTCTTCACATCAAAAGACAAGCAAAAGGCTGCAAAAGCCGCGCCCGAGCCTGCAGCGCCGCCAAAACCCCGGTGGGAGGAATCATGGACGCGCAAAGATGTCGCGCCCGAAGAGATCCAGGAACTCATCCATGTCTGCACACAAGAGATGAAGTCGCGAG CACTGGATATGCCCTTTCTGCTCCTCCCATTTCGCCCCACCTCCGACACAAGTGCATCCCGCAACTTTGTGCGCAACTTCTTCAAGGCCGCATACGAAAACACACGGCAATTCTCAGGCGAGGGCCTAGCACAGGAATTGCGGCTGACCGAGCCATTG ACACTCTGCAGTATCATAAAATGGTGCTGGAGCAGATTACCCGGTGGTGTCGTTACCTGGGACGCATATGAGCTTTTTCGCATCGGCGAGTCTG ATTCAAAATTCGCGCGCCATGCATTTGACACCTTCATACCCATCAGCGTCGAGTCCGAGGCTCGCAAGCGCATCATATTTGACTTCTTCGACCTTCTCTCTGCCGTGGCGGCAAGAGGCAAGAGCAACGGTATGGGCGGCAGGAAGCTCTCCCGTTTAGCAGGATGGTGGGCTTTTGAATTCGTTGAAGACGGCAAGGGCTTTGACGGCGGCTACAAAACATGGGAGAA GGCCGCGGATGCTGCAAGTCATCTCTTCTTCGCCTACCTCCGATCGCTGGCGCCAGATGTAAACACCGTCGGAGGCATCTCTGCTCTTCCCCGCTCCCTTCAATCGCTCCTTTCCCAGACCGAATACCCCCCGCAAACACCGACGCTTATGCAGACGCGCACAACCAAAGTCGTTATGATTGTCGACTCCGTTTCCCCTACACCATTCGCCCTGTTGCGCCGGGCCAAGCACTTTGAATACCGAGATGACGACAAGGCCCTGCAGGAATTCTCTTCGTATGAAGATACCGTAAAGGCTCTGACGGATGAGTGCCGCAGAGTTCTTGATTGCATTGCAACGGCCAACCAGTCGATTGTTGCGGCTGATCCTACAACACCAGACCCCTCCTGGTCCCGTTTCGAAGACTTTGGCTTCTCTGGTATTCTGGACACTCCCAGCACTCCCAATGGAACCTCGATAAACGGCGGTACTCGCAACTTTGGACCCAGTGCTCGCTCAAAGAATACCGACTTTGGCCGCCCGACCACGCCTTCATGGGCTGATTTCCTATCTTCCGGCTTTGCTGACGAGAACAACCAATCGCCTCCCACAACTCTATTAATGCCGACCCAGAAACTACCGCCTCTAGGGGAGAACCGCGTCCACAGCTCTCAATCACACGTGCGAAACGGCCTCAACGACGATGACCTCGAGCCTGGCGAGTTGGCAAGCATCACCCAATTCGATCTCGACGAGACATTCTGGTGGGTTTGGATGATCAGTTTGGCGTCTGAGGAGACAACGGATCGCAAAGCTGCGTTTGGCAGATGCACACTGATTGAGACGCGTATTTCGGGCGCAAAGTGGCTGGTCATGGAAGAACAGGTGAAGGGTGCTTCTCCAGGTCCGGAAGAGGGTGCCTACATTGCAGAGAAGAAGTCCAAGTTCAGCTTCACAAAACGTGGGCGACTAGGCCGGCGCAAGTCGACGGGCAAGAAGCCGCCCACAAAGGAACCATACAGTCGGTCAACGACCAACACGCCCATGAGCAAGACGAGCATTGGCCCCGACCAGCACGCAAGGATTCAAGCTGCGGCCGCCAAGTTGGCGCAAAGCGAGCGGGATGAAAAGGATGCCAAAGACTTTGCACAGCGCCGTGGACGTAGTGACGATACCACATCCATCAAGACAAACAGTGTTCTCACTCTACAACCGCATCTGGTCAACGAAGCAGGCCCAGCTATGCAGTGGGATAAGAAATATGGAGAGGCCGCACTTGATCGCGATGCACTCCGCGCCCAATACCTGGGTGATGTAAGTGCAGGCAGAGGTTCTAAGAACAACCTCACAACTGCTGCCAACGGACGCTCTTCACCGCTCCCTCCAAGCGTCTCCAACCGCGATCTGCCTGCGCTACCAAAGTCCGACAGCGGCTCATCTCGTTCACCTCCTCACATCAACACCAAGACAGATACTTCAGTGACCCCTGTGCCTTGGCCAAATGACTCACCCACAGAGAAGTCGTTCCCCAAGTCGCTTGCCCAAGAGCATGCACCAACTCCCGATGAGCCACAATCAAGCATCGGCCCTCAGCACCCGGCTTTGAGGAGCGCTGTGCCTGAGCGCAAGCCCGTCGCTCCCGAGCCAAAGATTCGCATGAGCGAAGACCAAGGTGATGGAAAGAGGATCTCGCCAAACAAGCTCAAGAAAAAGGAAGGAGGCTTCAGAAAGCTCTTCGGTAGGAAAAAGACCGACGCGGCTACACCCGCAGTCGAAGTGCCAGGAGCAGACGCACAAGCTGCGCACTCGACACAAGCCGACGAAGAGTCCTATTTCCAAGCGTCAGATGCCCTACGCAGCACGTCTCGACTGGACGATCACCCACGTGAGCCATCGCTGGCCTACGAGAAATCTGAGGCCCTGCAAGCGCCAACACCCAAGTACGAGCCTAGCGCTACCAGCTCTTCAAGTATCACAAAGTCATACCGACCTGGCGCGCCCGCTTCTCCCGGCGCTCCTGCAACACAAGAGGAGGTTGACCAAGCCTTCTCGCGTTTTGACCAAGGCCCTATGGAGGATATGCCAGCTTTTGTACCTGCTGATGACGAGAGTGATGATGATGCCGCCGCTGCTCCAAGCGTGCCTCGTCGACAGGTTCCGGCGCCTAGGACCCCGACGGAACGTATGCCACAGCATGCAGATGACATCTCAGAAGAGTCTGTCGAGTTCTCGAAGCAAACATCGCCATCTCAAGATCGATGGGCGCAGATTCGTAAGAACGCAGCCGATCGTGCAGCCAGGCTGAGCGAAGAGCAGACTCGCCGTAGCCGCAGCCAGAGCCAGAGTCAACGAACTGATGAGGGCGAGACGAGCGGCGAGGAGACCATCGAAAGCCGTGTCGCTCGTATCAAGGCACGTGTTGCTGAGCTTACGGGTAACGTCGACGGTCAGCCGACCCCAACAGGCCCCAGCGGAAGACAGTGGTAG